Proteins from one Triticum aestivum cultivar Chinese Spring chromosome 7A, IWGSC CS RefSeq v2.1, whole genome shotgun sequence genomic window:
- the LOC123151983 gene encoding NAC domain-containing protein 83, with product MERTPVMVRQGGQEVLRQLPPGFRFRPTDEELVVQYLRRKALALPLPAAVIPNVHNLYSLDPWDIPGAREGEKYYFAVRPAAGAKRGGRTTTASGCWKPASARERPVVVSRCGRSHLVGVKKSMVFVPRRAKGKGSKAPPAPAQTGWVMHEYRLALPHHHKNRCCLAGAGTEEWVVCRIFQRDRSSSSSNIQTPGIHGTDARRTMPPSPSSSSSSCVTSGGSSSDMQEEVSS from the exons ATGGAGAGGACGCCGGTGATGGTGAGGCAGGGCGGCCAGGAGGTGCTCAGGCAGCTGCCGCCCGGGTTCCGCTTCCGCCCTACAGACGAGGAGCTGGTTGTGCAGTACCTCCGCCGAAAGGCCCTCGCCCTCCCGCTCCCAGCTGCTGTCATCCCCAACGTCCACAACCTCTACAGCCTCGACCCCTGGGACATCCCCG gcgcgagagagggggagaagtaCTACTTTGCGGTCCGGCCGGCCGCCGGCGCCAAGAGGGGTGGCAGGACCACGACGGCGAGCGGGTGCTGGAAGCCCGCGAGCGCGAGGGAGAGGCCGGTGGTGGTGTCCCGGTGCGGCCGGAGCCACCTCGTCGGCGTCAAGAAGTCCATGGTTTTCGTCCCCCGACGTGCCAAGGGCAAGGGCTCCAaggcgccgccggcgccggcgcagacCGGCTGGGTCATGCACGAGTACCGCCTCGCTCTGCCGCATCACCACAAGAAT CGTTGCTGCTTGGCTGGGGCTGGAACTGAAGAGTGGGTAGTGTGCCGGATCTTTCAAAGGGAcaggtcgtcgtcgtcgtccaacATACAAACGCCGGGCATCCACGGCACCGACGCGCGCCGCACgatgccgccatcgccgtcgtcgtcgtcttccAGCTGCGTCACAAGCGGCGGCAGCTCCTCGGATATGCAGGAGGAGGTCAGCAGCTGA